A segment of the Marinomonas posidonica IVIA-Po-181 genome:
AAAAGCCGTTTCACAAGCAAGCTGTCGTTTACCATCTAGTGAATACATATAATCAGAGGTTAAAGACATTATACGCACCGTTTGATTTATGCGCTGTAAAGAGGCAGTTTGCTGCTGCGCAATACTCACTATAAAGTCCACCTCATCGAGGCGACTTTTTGGCTCTCTTAAAGGCCCAACCGGTAATAATTGTTCATTGCCTAAGCCTCGCTGAGCATCAATCATGGCAATTTCAATATCGCGATCTAAGGCATAATGCTGCATACCATCGTCACTAATGATGACATCCAGCGCATGCTCTTCTAATAAAAATTCAATCGCTTGTTGGCGCTTAGGAAACACCACCATTGGACACAGTGTTCGGCGAGCCAGCATAACAGGTTCATCACCTACTATTTCTGCTAGACTATCTGCGGTCACCTTCTCCGGCTTGGACAATGTCACACCATGACCACGGGAAATGATGCCGACTTTGAATCCGCTTGATGTGAGTAATTCACACAAAGCGACCACCATAGGTGACTTACCTGTTCCACCAACGCTAATGTTACCAACCACCACTACAGGCACTGGTGCACGATAGCTTGGCGTTTTTCCTTGTAAATATCCTTGTCGTTTTTTCGCAACAAGATGGCGTACTAAAGGCTGAATGGGTTGAAACACATGGGTCCAGCCAAACTTTCGATACCAAGCACGTGTAAAACAAGACTCAATGGTCACGGATTAGGCTCTTTTTGTGCCGTATGAGCCAGTTTGCTGATGCCCAATTTAGCCGCCGCATCATACACTCTCAACACCATTTCATAAGATGACTGAGCATCGGCTGTGATGATCAAAGGTCGAGTATTATCCCCTTGTGTGACTTCCCTTAATCCTTGCACTAATGTCGCCACTTTTTCATTGATCAGGGTTTGGCCATTAATCACATATTGACCATCTGCTGTAATGACCAACTCAACGGTTTTATCTCTATCACTAGCCGGCGCATCTGAGGTGGCCGTTGGTAGATCAATGGTCAGTTCGGTACTTTGGTTAAAGGTGGTACTGACCATAAAAAAGATTAACAGCAAAAAAACCACATCGATTAACGGCGTCAGGTTAATTTGCACGTCATCTATTTTTTGACGGCGAAATTTCACTGGGCCACTCCTGCTTTTTCTCTATCACCATGAATGGCATCAACCAACTTGGTTGATTGTTGTTCCATGGTCACAACAAGCTCATCAATACGGCGGCTAAAGAAACGATGAAAAATCAATGCTGGAATGGCAACGCCTAAGCCTGCAGCCGTTGTCAGCAAGGCTTCTGAAATACCACCCGCTAATAAAGCCGTATTGCCCGCTCCATTTTCCATCAGTACGGCAAAGACCTTAATCATACCAACCACGGTTCCCAACAACCCCAATAAAGGCGAGATGGCAGCGATGGTTCCTAAGGTATTCATGAAACGTTCTAGTTCATGAATAACATGACTTGCAGCTTCTTGCACACTTTCTTTCATCGCACCGCGGCCATGCTTAGAAGACACTAAGCCTGCGGCAAAAATGGAAGCCAACCCCGTTTTCGACTGCATGCCACGAATATAATCTAGCGTCATTTTATCGTCCCGCAGACGCATCATCACATCGCTCAACAAACCTTTTGGTGCCACACTATTTTTTCGCAATGTCCAAAATCGTTCGAGAATGATGGCTAATGTTAAAATTGAACAAGCCAATAATGGCCACATAAAGAAACCACCAGTTTGAATAAAGCTTAGCAAGGTCACTCTCCATTTAAAGTTTGATGCTAATTTAACACACTCTCTAACTTTTCTGCACGCTTGCAAGTGTCAGATTTAAAGAGAAAAAATGAATATCGACAATGGCTATGCTTGAGTCTGATGCCATCATCACGAAAATAAAAAGACAACGACTCGGATTGTTCAATATTCAACCAATCAATCGAGAGTGCCGCGAGGATCACTTTATTAAAGTGATCCTCGTCATTGGCAAGAATAAGCCAATCTGGATTCACTTTTAACAAGGTTAACGGGGAAAATATATCGAGTTTATTCGGCGCCAACATAATAGAGGCTGTGTTGGTATTCTTGGTTAAGAAAGTATCCAGCATTAAACCTGTAGAAGACGGAAGCCAATCATTTACCCATTGCTCTTCGCCCTTCTCTAATAGCAACTTGCCTTGATGATTCCTCAACACCATATCAGCCTTAGGCTCAAAGATCAGTGAATTTGAGAACAACGACATCCAGATAATTAAAAGAGCTATTCCGCCCCGTTTCAAGGGAGTTTGAAACACCCAAAACAACAACCATAATAGCAAAAGAAGTTTAGGCAAGGTGGAAGTAACACGATCAAATGTCAGTAATGACCATTCAAATACAAGCCATTCCAGCAATGCAATGACATGAATTAACCCCCAATCCAAAACATAATAGACAAACTGGGTTTGCAACAATAAAGCCTCTAAGCAAGCCAGCATACCAACCGGAAACCACACTGTAGCGGCAAACGGTATCATAAATAGATTAACCGCAATGGACGCGATTGAAATGACATCCTGCCAACCTAGAATTAACACCATGGAGGCCGAGCTCAACATGACTTGAGTCGAGATCATTCGTCGCCACTGCCATTGCGTTAATGGATAAAACCCAATTAACAAATACACCATACTAAACGACAGCCATAACCCTGGGCTTAATACACTTCTAGGATTAACAAACAGTACCAGCCATAAGGTAAATCCAATTATTTGAAAGGCACTTAGCTTTACCATCAGCACTCGACTGAGCAGATACACACTGAGCATGATGGATGCTCTGACCACAGGTTCACCCCAATCAGTGATGAAGCCATAGGTAACCAATAAAGGCACCACCAAAGCACACTCTAATTGCCAACGAGTAAAACCGGCTAATAACAACTGGGCTGGTAACATCCACCAAACAAGTCGAGCTAATACGAAACCAATGACGGCCATAAACCCGGTATGTAACCCTGAGACCACAAATAAATGAGCAAGCCCCAAGGTTCTAATCATCCAAGTATCTCTTTGACTCCATAAATCATCCGCACCGAGTAACAAAGCTTTAGAAAAGCGCCATGATTCAAATGACTTAAACCTCTCATCCAGCTGATTCAATACGACCTGCCTGCCTCCTAGTGGCAATTGCTTCAGCCACTCATGTTGAACACTAAAGACCAGTTGAGCCGCTTGTCTTTCTATGTATAGATTTTTTAACCACCAAGGACCTTCTTTATCCGCTAAAGCATATCGAACCAATTTAACCGCTTGATAATGAGGGGGGATTTGAGTGGTTAACGAAAGTTCAAAATCATTAAACTCCATTACCCTTGAGTGGCTTAATGGTTGATCTGGTGGCACCTGAAATCTCACCCGAATCTGACTGGCCAACCTAATAGGATCAACCTGAGCCAAAGCCTTGTCCGTCAGCAGTATGACTTGTTTGTCCTCAAAGCCAACGAAATAAGCACTGTCTTTACTTAGGGTTACAGCAAGCTCGCCCTCCGTTTCAGAATTGATCACAGAGAAAAGTGAAATTATCGTTAAAAACAAAACTAATACGCGCTTTGTGTAGATTAGGTAGAGACAGAGAAAGGTGATATGAGTAGAATACAGCCACAAATAAGCACTCGGCACCAAAATGGCGCCCATCAAAGTGGACAAACTACTTAGTAACATAAGACCTCCATGTCTTAGATTGCTAAATGACTTTTAATCTGATTATGCCTAAGAATTATCTAAAGAAGTTCATCCCAGATCCAGAGAAGTTAAGAAAAAACAAAGCTCTCGCAATTCTGGGATCACAAATTTACGAAGCAAACTTATGGCATCTAAACCGTCGATCCGTTGCGCGTGCTTTTTTCAATGGCTTGTTTTGGGCTTTCATTCCCATGCCCTTTCAAATGCTGGCCGCCGCTTTATTGTCTGTCCCACTTAGAGCCAACATACCACTTTCTATTGCGCTTGTGTGGATCACCAATCCCATCACCATGCCTTTTGTATTTTATTTCAATTACAAAGTTGGCACTCTCATCCTAGGCACACATCACAATAAGGAGTTCAAACTCTCTGTTGAATGGATCTGGGATAAAATGGAGCATATCTGGCTACCCTTATATACAGGCTCTATCGTCTCAGGTTTGGTTGTCGGTGCAATCAGCTACATTGGCATTACCATCTTGTGGCGACTACATGTGGTTAAACGCTGGAAAGAACGCAAAATGCGCAAATAAGTCGCCAGTAATCCATTCAAAAAAAGACTCACTTTGAATTGGCTGACGTTTAAAATACGATGAATGATCCTAAAGAAACCATCATTTGATTTGCCTCAAATGATGGTTTCCAGATATATAAAGAGCGCTTTTCTACGGACTTCCTTGCCCACTCTTCCCCTTAGTAAGGTTTATCTTCTTTTATTTTAAAATAAGCAATACTTCTTACAGCAGTCCAAACAGAGCCTCTCTTGCGATGTTGATCGCTGCAACCGCATCCTGTTGTTTCTGTGCTTCTTTCAACCCATCCCAGTCCATTCTATCCAAAGCGCTATCAATATGTTTTAGAAAAGAAATGGCACTATTGGCTGCGGCAACACAATCCTCTCTGAAAGGAAATTGATCAAGCTGCCATACACCGTGCCAATTATTTTTTCTTAGTACGTAAAAAAATTCCATCAACTCAATAGGATGAACTGAGCCTGCAATCATATCGTCATCCCAGCTTCTCAGATTATCATTCACATCCATACCGAATAATCGGCCATAATCAATTGCCAGTTGTGCTGAGTCAGCCGGAGATTCTCCGCCATAAAGTGCATGTCCGAAATCCAGTAACACTCCAATGTTGGGTAAGTTAATTTTCTCCAACGCCAACAGAGTGCGAGTCATACTGTCATAACTCATATGGTTTCTTGGTTCTCGTGGTTTATATTCAACGACAAACTTTAAGTCTGGATTTTGCTTCGCAACATTTGTCAAACCCGCCATAGAGAGATGCCAGAGTTCGTGATGGTCAACTTGAAATGGATAGTCCCAACCATCTTGACCAGGCCAAAGTTTCACATACTCAGCCCCCAGCTCTCTTACCATGTCGGCTGCTTCATTGATCAAATCTTCAGCCAGTTTACGAACAGCAGGATCAGGATTCGTAAAAGCACCTTTGGAGAATTGACGAGTATAGATTTCAGGTGTGATACCGATGACACTTAGATTATTTTTCGTCAGAGCCGCTTTCACTTCTGCGACGGACACATTCCCCCCGGGGAAAGGGTAATTAATGTCGACCACAGAAAGATCGTCCACTTGACCGGCCAAATCAATCATTTCCAATAAAGATCGTTTAGGACCATAACCATCCGTCGCGTATCGATCTACGTAGGTTGCAAAGTGCCAAATCCCAGCACCGAATTTTAGATTACTAGACATACCCTACCTCATTGTTTTATTAATTTTATTTTTACAAGACAATGCATAGGAACCTCTCACTAGGACGTTTTGTCGCTTGGAGTAGATAATCACCATGGCGTCTAGTCTATTTATAAATCGATATGAATATTATGTCAACATGGAATAATTATTCATATCATACAATCTAAAGCAGAATCTTTGCCGCACCCTTGATGCCATAAATTCCTTTGATACAAAAAAGATAAGACTCAAACTGAGTACTAAAATCAGCCCTCATTTAAGGGAATATTGAAAGGTGTTAGTTCACATGTTTTGAATCAAGAAGAGGAAAATATTCACACCAATTTTAGTGACATTGGTGTGAATATGGAGATGACATTAACTGTCAGCTTTAATCTGGCTGAGCTTACCTTGAGAAAGTCGATAAGCTGAATCCATCCAATTTAGCATTTTTTCGTCATGAGTCACGATGAGAAACGCCATGTCGTATTTTGCTTTCAGCTCATTGATGAGATGTTGGACTTCCAATGAAGTGGTTTCATCAAGATTGCCTGTTGGTTCATCCATTAATACGCAAGCCGGACGATTGGCTAAGGCTCTCGCAATGGCAACACGTTGACGTTCACCACCCGATAGCTGTGAAGGCTTGTGATTCAATCGCTCCCCTAGCCCGACCTGAGTTAATAACTCGGTCCCTCTTTCTGTCGCTTCAGATTTATTCATGCCAGCAATCCACATTGGCATTAAGACATTTTCAAGAGCTGAGAATTCAGGCAGCAAATGGTGGAACTGGTACACAAAGCCCATTTCTTGATTGCGAATTTTGGCGCGCTTCGCATCACTAAGGCTAGACCAAGACACTTGTGTTAACTTTACGTCACCTGAACTGGCTAAATCCAACCCTGCAAGTAGATTTAACAAGGTGGTTTTCCCCGAACCGGAAGCGCCGACAATCGCACAGGCTTGACCTTTCTTTAGCGCAAAATCAATCGACTGAAACACCTCAACGATTTGTTTTCCATCTTGATATTGTTTCGATAGCGCTTGGCACTCTAATACTAGATCACTCATATCTTAGCGCCTCCGCTGGCTCCACTTTCGACGCTCGCCACGCTGGGTAAATCGTCGCCACAACCGTCATAATAAAAGCGGATGTGACAATCAATTCCACATCAGACCACTCCAATTGTGAAGGCAAATAATTGATAAAATAGACGTCGGCACTAAGGAACTGCACACCTAATAAAGTCTGTACAGCTGCAATGATATCGCTTACGTTCAATGCCAAACTCACACCAAGGATGACACCGATCAGCGTTCCTAACATACCAATAAACATACCTTGTACAATAAACACCCACATAACTTGAGTTGATGTCAGTCCCATTGTCCTTAAGATGGCAATGTCATTTCGTTTATCGGTCACCACCATGACTAAGGTAGAGACAATGTTAAACGCAGCGACGGCCACAATCAGCAGTAACAACAGGCCTATCATGGTCTTTTCCATCTTGATCGCTTGAAATAAATTTCCGTGGGTGCGCGTCCAATCGCTAACACGATTTTGACCCGGAACCGCTCTGGCGATGTCCCAAATTTCGGTTGGTGCCACAAAGAGATCATTAAAAG
Coding sequences within it:
- the lpxK gene encoding tetraacyldisaccharide 4'-kinase → MTIESCFTRAWYRKFGWTHVFQPIQPLVRHLVAKKRQGYLQGKTPSYRAPVPVVVVGNISVGGTGKSPMVVALCELLTSSGFKVGIISRGHGVTLSKPEKVTADSLAEIVGDEPVMLARRTLCPMVVFPKRQQAIEFLLEEHALDVIISDDGMQHYALDRDIEIAMIDAQRGLGNEQLLPVGPLREPKSRLDEVDFIVSIAQQQTASLQRINQTVRIMSLTSDYMYSLDGKRQLACETAFSDGQEWHVMAGIGNPQRFKQTLMEKGLNEATSTYQWFSDHHGFKATDIPDDKVVIMTEKDAVKCQALMLNNPDIWYLPISLKLPDDFKKAFLAKLNSIKVEVTHE
- a CDS encoding ExbD/TolR family protein gives rise to the protein MKFRRQKIDDVQINLTPLIDVVFLLLIFFMVSTTFNQSTELTIDLPTATSDAPASDRDKTVELVITADGQYVINGQTLINEKVATLVQGLREVTQGDNTRPLIITADAQSSYEMVLRVYDAAAKLGISKLAHTAQKEPNP
- a CDS encoding MotA/TolQ/ExbB proton channel family protein; translation: MLSFIQTGGFFMWPLLACSILTLAIILERFWTLRKNSVAPKGLLSDVMMRLRDDKMTLDYIRGMQSKTGLASIFAAGLVSSKHGRGAMKESVQEAASHVIHELERFMNTLGTIAAISPLLGLLGTVVGMIKVFAVLMENGAGNTALLAGGISEALLTTAAGLGVAIPALIFHRFFSRRIDELVVTMEQQSTKLVDAIHGDREKAGVAQ
- a CDS encoding ComEC/Rec2 family competence protein, whose product is MLLSSLSTLMGAILVPSAYLWLYSTHITFLCLYLIYTKRVLVLFLTIISLFSVINSETEGELAVTLSKDSAYFVGFEDKQVILLTDKALAQVDPIRLASQIRVRFQVPPDQPLSHSRVMEFNDFELSLTTQIPPHYQAVKLVRYALADKEGPWWLKNLYIERQAAQLVFSVQHEWLKQLPLGGRQVVLNQLDERFKSFESWRFSKALLLGADDLWSQRDTWMIRTLGLAHLFVVSGLHTGFMAVIGFVLARLVWWMLPAQLLLAGFTRWQLECALVVPLLVTYGFITDWGEPVVRASIMLSVYLLSRVLMVKLSAFQIIGFTLWLVLFVNPRSVLSPGLWLSFSMVYLLIGFYPLTQWQWRRMISTQVMLSSASMVLILGWQDVISIASIAVNLFMIPFAATVWFPVGMLACLEALLLQTQFVYYVLDWGLIHVIALLEWLVFEWSLLTFDRVTSTLPKLLLLLWLLFWVFQTPLKRGGIALLIIWMSLFSNSLIFEPKADMVLRNHQGKLLLEKGEEQWVNDWLPSSTGLMLDTFLTKNTNTASIMLAPNKLDIFSPLTLLKVNPDWLILANDEDHFNKVILAALSIDWLNIEQSESLSFYFRDDGIRLKHSHCRYSFFLFKSDTCKRAEKLESVLN
- a CDS encoding DUF2062 domain-containing protein; its protein translation is MTFNLIMPKNYLKKFIPDPEKLRKNKALAILGSQIYEANLWHLNRRSVARAFFNGLFWAFIPMPFQMLAAALLSVPLRANIPLSIALVWITNPITMPFVFYFNYKVGTLILGTHHNKEFKLSVEWIWDKMEHIWLPLYTGSIVSGLVVGAISYIGITILWRLHVVKRWKERKMRK
- a CDS encoding sugar phosphate isomerase/epimerase family protein, which codes for MSSNLKFGAGIWHFATYVDRYATDGYGPKRSLLEMIDLAGQVDDLSVVDINYPFPGGNVSVAEVKAALTKNNLSVIGITPEIYTRQFSKGAFTNPDPAVRKLAEDLINEAADMVRELGAEYVKLWPGQDGWDYPFQVDHHELWHLSMAGLTNVAKQNPDLKFVVEYKPREPRNHMSYDSMTRTLLALEKINLPNIGVLLDFGHALYGGESPADSAQLAIDYGRLFGMDVNDNLRSWDDDMIAGSVHPIELMEFFYVLRKNNWHGVWQLDQFPFREDCVAAANSAISFLKHIDSALDRMDWDGLKEAQKQQDAVAAINIAREALFGLL
- a CDS encoding ABC transporter ATP-binding protein → MSDLVLECQALSKQYQDGKQIVEVFQSIDFALKKGQACAIVGASGSGKTTLLNLLAGLDLASSGDVKLTQVSWSSLSDAKRAKIRNQEMGFVYQFHHLLPEFSALENVLMPMWIAGMNKSEATERGTELLTQVGLGERLNHKPSQLSGGERQRVAIARALANRPACVLMDEPTGNLDETTSLEVQHLINELKAKYDMAFLIVTHDEKMLNWMDSAYRLSQGKLSQIKADS